Proteins co-encoded in one Bos taurus isolate L1 Dominette 01449 registration number 42190680 breed Hereford chromosome X, ARS-UCD2.0, whole genome shotgun sequence genomic window:
- the LOC112445051 gene encoding CD40 ligand, with product MIETYSQPSPRSVATGPPVSMKIFMYLLTVFLITQMIGSALFAVYLHRRLDKIEDERNLHEDFVFMKTIQRCNKERGSLSLLNCEEIRSRFEDLVKDIMQNKEVKKKEKNFEMHKGDQEPQIAAHVISEASSKTTSVLQWAPKGYYTLSNNLVTLENGKQLAVKRQGFYYIYTQVTFCSNRETLSQAPFIASLCLKSPSGSERILLRAANTHSSSKPCGQQSIHLGGVFELQSGASVFVNVTDPSQVSHGTGFTSFGLLKL from the exons ATGATCGAAACATACAGTCAACCTTCTCCCCGCTCcgtggccactggaccacctgtcagtatgaaaatttttatgtatttacttacaGTTTTTCTTATCACCCAGATGATTGGGTCAGCGCTTTTTGCTGTGTATCTTCACAGAAGATTGGACAAG ATAGAAGACGAAAGGAATCTTCATGAAGATTTTGTGTTCATGAAAACGATACAGAGATGCAATAAAGAGAGGGGGTCCTTATCCTTACTGAACTGTGAGGAAATTAGAAGCCGGTTTGAAGACTTGGTCAAG GATATAATGCAAAACAAAgaagtaaagaagaaagaaaaaaactttgaaaTGCACAAAG GTGATCAGGAGCCTCAGATAGCGGCACATGTCATCAGTGAGGCCAGTAGTAAAACAACCTCTG TTCTCCAGTGGGCCCCCAAAGGATACTACACCCTAAGCAACAACCTGGTAACCCTCGAAAACGGGAAACAGCTGGCCGTGAAAAGACAAGGATTCTATTACATCTACACCCAAGTCACCTTCTGTTCCAATCGGGAAACTTTGAGTCAAGCTCCATTTATAGCCAGCCTCTGCCTGAAGTCCCCAAGTGGATCAGAGAGAATCTTACTGAGAGCTGCAAACACCCACAGTTCTTCCAAACCATGCGGGCAGCAATCCATTCACTTAGGAGGAGTCTTTGAATTGCAATCGGGTGCTTCGGTGTTTGTCAATGTGACTGATCCAAGTCAAGTGAGCCACGGGACGGGCTTCACATCATTTGGCTTACTCAAACTCTGA